ACCGGCCCCGTTCCTCGCCGATGCCGCCGAACTGATCCGCCATGCAATCGGCCCGCATATCCTCGTCGCCACCGAGTGCCCCGAGGATATCTGGCAGATCCATTGCGATCAGGATCAGCTCGAAATCGCGCTGCTCAACCTCGCCTTCAACGCGCGTGACGCGATGGACAATCAGGGCCGCATCCAGCTGCACGCCGCGAATGTCCGCCACGAACGCCCGACCCACAACAAAGTGGCGATCCCCGGTGATTACGTCGCGATCAGCGTGATCGATCACGGCACCGGCATGACCACGCATGTAGCTTCCCGCGCCTGCGAGCCGTTTTTTTCCACCAAGGTTAACGTCAAATCCAGCGGCCTCGGCCTCGCCACCGTGTTCGGATTCGCCATGCAATCGGGCGGCGACCTCGTGTTCGAAACCCGTGAAGGCCAGGGCACCACCGCAACCCTGCTCATCCCGCGCGCGGAATGAGCGGGCCGGTTCAGTCGTCGCGCTGAACCCGCTCCTGGCGTTCGTGGCGTTCCTGCGCTTCGATCGACAACGTGGCGATCGGTCGCGCCATCAGGCGTTTGAGCCCGATCGGCTCGCCGGTTTCCTCGCAATACCCGTAAGTGCCGTTCTCGATTCGCGCTGTCGCCTGATCGATTTTGCCGATCAGCTTGCGGGCACGGTCGCGCGTCCTCAATTCCAGCGCCCGGTCGGTCTCGACACTCGCGCGGTCGGTAATATCCGGCTCAAGTATTCCGCCTTCCGAAAGACTCGCCAAAGTCCCGTTGGCTTCCATCAGCAGATCATGCCGCCACCGTAACAGTCTCTGGCGGAAGTATTCGATCTGCATCGGGTTCATGAACTCTTCGTCTTCGCTCGGAACGTAATCCGGGGCGAGCGTAATCAACATGAGAATGAGCTCCTCTTGCGAGCCGGCCATCAGGAGATCGCCTTGGGCCGCACGCTGGGCCGGCTTATAGCTTCACCCAAAGCCCTCGCCAAGGCCCGGTGACGCTCAATTCACCGAGCCGTCACACCGGAGCGCCGATCGCCCGATACCGTGCCAGTTCCACCCGCGCGCGCAGCCGGATCGCGCCGATGATCCGGCGCAACGCGGGATCGTCCGGCTCGATCATCGCCCCCACCGCGTCGTGCAGGTGCGCCAGCGCCTGCCCATCATTCCCGGCCATCGATGCGGCCTGCAACCCGCCGAGGGCGCCGAGCACCGTTTCGCCCGAGAGTTGCGCCGCCCGATCGCGTGTCTGGCTGCCGAAGACTTCCTGCACCGCCAGCAGCCCGCCGAGCGGGCTGGTCGCGGCCAGCGGCAGGGCCGACCCCCCTTCAGCCACCCGAAATCCGCCCGCGACCGCCTGTGCAGTCCCCTTGGCGTTG
This sequence is a window from Acidiphilium acidophilum. Protein-coding genes within it:
- a CDS encoding flagellar assembly protein FliX produces the protein MTRITGLGRISAIRNAKGTAQAVAGGFRVAEGGSALPLAATSPLGGLLAVQEVFGSQTRDRAAQLSGETVLGALGGLQAASMAGNDGQALAHLHDAVGAMIEPDDPALRRIIGAIRLRARVELARYRAIGAPV
- the dksA gene encoding RNA polymerase-binding protein DksA; protein product: MITLAPDYVPSEDEEFMNPMQIEYFRQRLLRWRHDLLMEANGTLASLSEGGILEPDITDRASVETDRALELRTRDRARKLIGKIDQATARIENGTYGYCEETGEPIGLKRLMARPIATLSIEAQERHERQERVQRDD
- a CDS encoding ATP-binding protein, yielding MDSDVARHSDLPGGVALGQFEKMLALSEFAGGLAHDFNNLLAGIIGNLDMVAVRLAQNDHASAASYLEGARSASRRAAGLTQRLLGFSGRQQVMPVAIEPAPFLADAAELIRHAIGPHILVATECPEDIWQIHCDQDQLEIALLNLAFNARDAMDNQGRIQLHAANVRHERPTHNKVAIPGDYVAISVIDHGTGMTTHVASRACEPFFSTKVNVKSSGLGLATVFGFAMQSGGDLVFETREGQGTTATLLIPRAE